One window from the genome of Labilithrix sp. encodes:
- a CDS encoding IgGFc-binding protein: MRARALAAAALLVAAGSCRFDPSYRDELEPIVDPCVEGVVQCSGATLARCEGKKLVPIDECGARSLTCAPSLLRCTPCLPGGTVCAGQELHRCTAEGELGETMVTCDGDKGEECRLDGCVNLCTEAAQIKSNVGCEYWGVDLDNAVTSSGNAAAQQYAIIVSNPHPQIVARVTVEEDTAKPGEPANVRTVAQASVGPRSLEVFRLGPKEVDGSTPDGPPNNGTHTALTRGAFRVRSHVPIVAYQFNPLDNVNVFSNDASLLLPTFALTTTGRRSYVVASWPQTIARSDVPDTTFRSDLRAFLTIVGTAPDTKVHLKTKARIVPGGPFEDGVPKDGEVDATLQPFDVLNLETGDFNADFTGSLIDADGPVVVFVGSEASDAPFFEKLSDRYCCADHLEDQLTPLRAVGKRYAIGRVPSRTRALASAGAAIAPFNEPEYYRVVATAEGATTVTTTLGGEPATFVLDGEGAHKTFAADRDFVLNATKPVIVADVQASQDAAGIKSNLPGGDPSITLLPPVEQWRLDNVFLTPDKYSFDFVVISAPAGATVFLDGLPVDAKLCEVAPNGFEFQVFRCQLSFPAYDAAKAELLPGRQNDGVHRVQSDVPVGVIVYGFDRFVSYAYAAGTQLVDVDPN, encoded by the coding sequence ATGCGTGCACGCGCGCTCGCGGCCGCGGCGCTCCTCGTTGCCGCCGGCTCGTGCCGGTTCGATCCGTCGTACCGCGACGAGCTCGAGCCGATCGTCGACCCCTGCGTCGAAGGCGTGGTGCAGTGCAGCGGCGCGACGCTCGCGCGCTGCGAGGGGAAGAAGCTCGTCCCGATCGACGAGTGCGGCGCGCGCTCGCTCACCTGCGCGCCGTCGCTGCTCCGCTGCACGCCCTGCCTCCCGGGCGGGACCGTGTGCGCGGGGCAGGAGCTCCATCGCTGCACGGCGGAGGGAGAGCTCGGGGAGACGATGGTCACCTGCGACGGCGACAAGGGCGAGGAGTGTCGGCTCGACGGCTGCGTGAACCTCTGCACCGAGGCGGCGCAGATCAAGTCGAACGTCGGCTGCGAGTATTGGGGCGTCGACCTCGACAACGCGGTGACCTCCTCCGGCAACGCGGCCGCGCAGCAATACGCGATCATCGTCAGCAACCCGCATCCGCAGATCGTCGCGCGCGTCACGGTGGAGGAGGACACCGCGAAGCCGGGCGAGCCCGCGAACGTCCGCACCGTCGCGCAGGCGTCGGTCGGCCCGCGCAGCCTCGAGGTCTTCCGCCTCGGCCCGAAGGAGGTCGACGGCTCGACGCCGGACGGACCGCCGAACAACGGCACCCACACCGCGCTCACGCGAGGTGCGTTCCGCGTCCGGTCGCACGTCCCGATCGTCGCGTACCAGTTCAACCCGCTCGACAACGTCAACGTCTTCTCGAACGACGCGTCGCTCCTCCTCCCGACCTTCGCCCTGACCACGACCGGGCGCCGCTCCTACGTCGTCGCGAGCTGGCCGCAGACGATCGCGCGGAGCGACGTGCCGGACACCACCTTCCGCTCCGACCTCCGCGCCTTCCTCACGATCGTGGGGACCGCGCCCGACACGAAGGTCCACCTGAAGACGAAGGCGCGCATCGTCCCCGGCGGCCCGTTCGAGGACGGCGTGCCGAAGGACGGCGAGGTCGACGCGACGCTGCAGCCGTTCGACGTCCTGAACCTCGAGACCGGCGACTTCAACGCCGACTTCACCGGCTCGCTCATCGACGCCGACGGTCCCGTCGTCGTGTTCGTCGGCAGCGAGGCGAGCGACGCCCCGTTCTTCGAGAAGCTCAGCGATCGCTACTGCTGCGCCGACCACCTCGAGGACCAGCTCACGCCGCTCCGCGCGGTCGGCAAGCGCTACGCGATCGGACGCGTCCCGAGCCGCACGCGCGCGCTCGCCTCCGCCGGGGCCGCGATCGCGCCGTTCAACGAGCCGGAGTACTACCGCGTCGTCGCCACCGCGGAGGGCGCGACGACGGTGACGACGACGCTCGGCGGCGAGCCCGCGACCTTCGTCCTCGACGGCGAGGGCGCGCACAAGACGTTCGCCGCCGATCGCGACTTCGTGCTCAACGCGACGAAACCCGTCATCGTCGCCGACGTGCAGGCGAGCCAGGACGCGGCCGGGATCAAGTCGAACCTCCCCGGCGGCGATCCGAGCATCACGCTCCTGCCGCCGGTCGAGCAGTGGCGCCTCGACAACGTCTTCCTCACGCCCGACAAATACTCGTTCGACTTCGTCGTCATCTCCGCCCCCGCCGGCGCGACCGTCTTCCTCGACGGCCTCCCCGTCGACGCGAAGCTCTGCGAGGTCGCGCCGAACGGCTTCGAGTTCCAGGTCTTTCGCTGCCAGCTCTCCTTCCCCGCCTACGACGCGGCGAAGGCGGAGCTGCTCCCCGGCCGCCAGAACGACGGCGTCCATCGCGTGCAGTCGGACGTGCCGGTGGGCGTGATCGTGTACGGCTTCGATCGGTTCGTCAGCTACGCCTACGCCGCGGGCACGCAGCTCGTCGACGTCGACCCGAACTGA
- a CDS encoding IgGFc-binding protein encodes MRRAVVLLSVGLLVAACRFDPAYRDVLEPLGATCTEGAIACRGAKLTRCDASAITVLDDCGARGLACADVLGACSFCVPGALECEGNDVMKCADDGQTRDVAERCDGAAGIACERGACVDLCADARAKRSNVGCEYWPVDLDNVVLPDGNAAIQQFAVIVTNPHPTLAATITVEEDLSAPGTPAADPRKVLTVSLPPGQLEVIKLGPKEVDGSPPGMPNTGTGTALTRGAFRLRSTAPIIAYQFNPLENVNVRSNDATVLLPTSALAGESVRYVVAGWPQTIAQTDEPATNYGQHLRAFLTVVGTAPDTKVKITPTARVIAGGPFPQGIAKGTPIEVTLQPFDVLNLETGDFKADFTGSTVQADRAIVVYVGSEASDAPIYDVLRDRQCCADHLETQVVPVRVVGKRYAIGRMPNRSRAVSAAGAPVGLSPEPELYRVVAATEGTTHVTTTLDPPWDAFDLDGAGANVIIDALRDFRLEASAPVLVADVQVGQQAAGIRIESGLPGGDPSLLLVPPIEQWRSEYVVLTPDKYAFDFLVVTAPNGVSVFVDGLPAGPGLCDVNADATTGFTVYRCQLSFPILDPARQPPDNVQPGEQNDGVHRVVADAPVSVLVYGFDYRVSYAYAGGTELVDINPD; translated from the coding sequence ATGCGGCGGGCGGTCGTCCTCCTCTCCGTCGGGCTCCTCGTCGCGGCGTGCCGCTTCGATCCCGCGTACCGCGACGTCCTCGAGCCGCTCGGCGCGACGTGCACCGAGGGCGCGATCGCGTGCCGGGGCGCGAAGCTCACCCGCTGCGACGCGAGCGCGATCACGGTGCTCGACGACTGCGGCGCGCGCGGGCTCGCCTGCGCCGACGTCCTCGGCGCGTGCTCCTTCTGTGTCCCCGGCGCCCTCGAGTGCGAGGGCAACGACGTCATGAAGTGCGCCGATGACGGGCAGACCCGCGACGTCGCCGAGCGCTGCGACGGCGCGGCCGGGATCGCCTGCGAGCGCGGCGCGTGCGTCGATCTCTGCGCCGACGCGCGGGCGAAGCGCTCGAACGTCGGCTGCGAGTACTGGCCGGTCGACCTCGACAACGTCGTGCTCCCCGACGGAAACGCCGCGATCCAGCAGTTCGCCGTCATCGTGACGAACCCGCACCCGACCCTCGCCGCGACGATCACGGTCGAGGAGGACCTCTCCGCGCCCGGCACGCCCGCCGCCGATCCGCGGAAGGTCCTCACCGTCTCGCTCCCGCCCGGACAGCTCGAGGTCATCAAGCTCGGGCCGAAGGAGGTCGACGGCTCGCCGCCGGGGATGCCGAACACCGGGACCGGGACCGCCCTCACGCGCGGCGCGTTCCGCCTTCGCTCGACGGCGCCGATCATCGCGTACCAGTTCAACCCGCTCGAGAACGTCAACGTGCGCTCCAACGACGCGACGGTGCTCCTCCCCACCTCCGCGCTCGCGGGCGAGAGCGTCCGCTACGTCGTCGCGGGCTGGCCGCAGACGATCGCGCAGACCGACGAGCCCGCGACGAACTACGGCCAGCATCTCCGCGCCTTCCTCACCGTCGTCGGCACCGCCCCCGACACGAAGGTGAAGATCACGCCGACCGCGCGCGTGATCGCGGGCGGTCCGTTCCCGCAAGGGATCGCGAAGGGGACGCCGATCGAGGTCACGCTCCAGCCCTTCGACGTCCTGAACCTCGAGACCGGCGACTTCAAGGCCGACTTCACCGGCTCCACCGTGCAGGCCGATCGCGCGATCGTCGTCTACGTCGGGAGCGAGGCGAGCGACGCGCCGATCTACGACGTCCTCCGCGACCGGCAGTGCTGCGCGGACCACCTCGAGACGCAGGTCGTCCCCGTCCGCGTCGTCGGCAAACGCTACGCGATCGGCCGCATGCCGAACCGCAGCCGCGCCGTGAGCGCCGCCGGCGCGCCGGTCGGGCTCTCGCCGGAGCCGGAGCTCTACCGCGTCGTCGCGGCGACCGAAGGGACGACCCACGTGACGACGACGCTCGATCCGCCGTGGGACGCCTTCGACCTCGACGGCGCCGGCGCGAACGTGATCATCGACGCGCTCCGCGACTTCCGGCTCGAGGCGTCGGCGCCGGTCCTCGTCGCCGACGTGCAGGTCGGCCAGCAAGCGGCCGGCATCCGGATCGAGAGCGGCCTCCCCGGCGGCGATCCGAGCTTGCTCCTCGTCCCGCCGATCGAGCAATGGCGGAGCGAATACGTCGTCCTCACGCCCGACAAATACGCGTTCGACTTCCTCGTCGTCACCGCGCCGAACGGCGTCTCGGTCTTCGTCGACGGGCTGCCGGCGGGCCCCGGGCTCTGCGACGTGAACGCGGACGCGACGACGGGCTTCACCGTGTACCGCTGCCAGCTCTCGTTCCCGATCCTCGATCCGGCGCGCCAGCCGCCCGACAACGTCCAGCCCGGGGAGCAGAACGACGGAGTCCATCGCGTCGTCGCCGACGCGCCGGTGAGCGTCCTCGTCTACGGCTTCGACTACCGCGTAAGCTACGCGTACGCCGGCGGCACCGAGCTCGTCGACATCAACCCCGATTGA
- a CDS encoding IPT/TIG domain-containing protein translates to MALGPVALGVFGACLPGAGPGLALDDAAAPDFQLGGDGGAVRVDADLGDPFAIVGLTPSHGPFTGGTRTRIDGRGFSSKLRVFVREREVPSESVLASDPTRAAIDTPPGEPGFAEVKVRDDKTGMERVLANGFFYDPVVISPSSGATSGGTRIALEGSGTSWVAGTTVSIGGAACSDVVVRSATRLECVTPAGAPGAKDLVVTVPGASPVQVRDAFTYSDSVDGFRGGLSGGALAGRIKVIAFDQLLGIPLPGAHVIVGDDLASRRRTAESGVVEIPDITTDKVTITVAAKCHAPITYVDVPVDTVTVYLPFVFEPACLKLIDELEDPVSFPGGAGPRLGGFVDGEVIFPSGTQEFDRGVWTTVPLPKKPTERRAAYLFEASTSPNGVFQLPPASQAITPETDGTTGYKYSLLTFPGNATVYAIAGLEDRSDPANPQFTPYSMGVVRGVNVPSRERVSAIDIKMDILFDHEVRIAANPPPPAMRGPDRFNASIALTLGASGYAILPRGTRTSALPTPEEISFVGVPALDRALANEQYVIGGIAATGDFLQLPASVVSRVRTSDANGPVSLGGFLPVPVPKAPSAGVWNGTRVEVEGVGANASLNELTVSSADGLVVWTIIAPGNVSAFDLPNLAALTAGTEDDPPVGIREGRVVTNVYSARIDRFEYGALRSGQLSAGAWNAYAADTVVGVYAPPGK, encoded by the coding sequence GTGGCGCTCGGTCCGGTCGCGCTCGGCGTCTTCGGGGCGTGCTTGCCGGGCGCGGGGCCGGGGCTCGCGCTCGACGACGCGGCGGCGCCCGACTTTCAGCTCGGCGGGGACGGCGGCGCCGTGCGCGTCGACGCGGACCTCGGCGATCCGTTCGCGATCGTCGGGCTCACGCCGTCGCATGGGCCCTTCACCGGCGGGACGCGGACGCGCATCGACGGGCGCGGCTTCTCCTCGAAGCTGCGCGTGTTCGTTCGCGAGCGCGAGGTGCCGAGCGAGAGCGTCCTCGCGAGCGATCCGACGCGCGCGGCGATCGACACGCCGCCGGGCGAGCCGGGGTTCGCGGAGGTAAAGGTCCGCGACGACAAGACCGGGATGGAGCGCGTCCTCGCGAACGGGTTCTTCTACGACCCCGTCGTGATCTCGCCGTCCTCCGGCGCGACGAGCGGCGGGACGCGCATCGCGCTCGAAGGCAGCGGGACGAGCTGGGTCGCCGGGACCACCGTCAGCATCGGCGGCGCGGCGTGCTCCGACGTCGTCGTGAGGTCCGCGACGCGGCTCGAGTGCGTCACGCCGGCGGGCGCGCCCGGGGCGAAGGACCTCGTCGTCACCGTGCCCGGCGCATCGCCGGTCCAGGTGCGCGACGCCTTCACCTACTCCGACTCGGTCGACGGCTTCCGCGGCGGCCTCTCCGGCGGCGCGCTCGCGGGGCGGATCAAGGTGATCGCGTTCGATCAGCTCCTCGGCATCCCGCTGCCGGGGGCGCACGTGATCGTCGGCGACGACCTCGCGTCGCGGAGGCGCACGGCGGAGAGCGGCGTCGTCGAGATCCCCGACATCACGACGGACAAGGTCACGATCACGGTGGCGGCGAAGTGCCATGCGCCGATCACGTACGTCGACGTGCCGGTCGACACCGTCACGGTGTACCTCCCCTTCGTCTTCGAGCCGGCGTGCCTCAAGCTCATCGACGAGCTCGAGGACCCCGTGTCGTTCCCGGGCGGCGCGGGCCCGCGCCTCGGCGGCTTCGTCGACGGCGAGGTCATCTTCCCGAGCGGCACGCAGGAGTTCGACCGCGGCGTGTGGACGACGGTCCCTCTCCCCAAGAAGCCGACCGAGCGACGCGCGGCCTACCTCTTCGAGGCGTCGACGTCGCCGAACGGCGTGTTCCAGCTCCCGCCCGCCTCGCAGGCGATCACGCCGGAGACCGACGGCACCACCGGATACAAGTACTCGCTCCTCACCTTCCCCGGCAACGCGACCGTGTACGCGATCGCGGGGCTCGAGGACCGGAGCGATCCGGCGAACCCGCAGTTCACGCCGTACTCGATGGGCGTCGTGCGCGGCGTCAACGTCCCCTCGCGCGAGCGCGTCAGCGCGATCGACATCAAGATGGACATCTTGTTCGATCACGAGGTGCGCATCGCGGCCAACCCGCCGCCGCCCGCGATGCGCGGCCCCGATCGCTTCAACGCGTCGATCGCGCTCACCCTCGGCGCGAGCGGCTACGCGATCCTTCCGCGCGGCACGCGCACGAGCGCGCTCCCCACCCCCGAGGAGATCTCCTTCGTCGGCGTGCCCGCGCTCGATCGCGCGCTCGCGAACGAGCAGTACGTCATCGGCGGGATCGCGGCGACGGGCGACTTCCTCCAGCTCCCCGCGAGCGTGGTCTCGCGCGTGCGCACGAGCGACGCGAACGGCCCGGTGTCGCTCGGCGGCTTCCTCCCCGTCCCCGTGCCGAAGGCGCCGAGCGCCGGCGTCTGGAACGGCACGCGCGTCGAGGTCGAAGGGGTCGGCGCGAACGCGAGCCTCAACGAGCTCACCGTCTCCTCCGCCGACGGCCTCGTGGTCTGGACCATCATAGCGCCCGGCAACGTCTCCGCGTTCGACCTCCCGAACCTCGCCGCGCTCACGGCGGGGACGGAGGACGATCCGCCGGTGGGCATCCGCGAGGGCCGCGTCGTCACGAACGTCTACAGCGCGCGCATCGATCGCTTCGAGTACGGCGCGCTGCGGAGCGGGCAGCTCAGCGCGGGGGCGTGGAACGCCTACGCCGCCGACACCGTCGTCGGCGTCTACGCCCCGCCGGGGAAGTGA